The sequence CGGGAGACTACTCCTCACGCGCCGCCGGCGCCGCACAGTGTGTGGGTGCCGGTGAGGACAAAGAGGTCTTCCTCAAGTTCCACTCTGCACTGTTCGCCGACCAACCCAAGGAAGGTGGCAGCACAGACCTGAGCAATGCCGATCTCGCCCGCATCGCCGGCGAGCAGGGTGCGTCCCCAGCGACCCAGAAATGCGTCGCCGACGGTGCCAAGGTCGCTGAGGCCAAGGACGCCGCCGATCAGTCGACGACCCAGCTCTCGAAGGCCACCGACGGCCAGGTGGCGACCCCGACCGTACTGTCGGGTGGGGCGCCGGTAGACGGCATCATGAACGGCACCGGCTGGCTCGACGACCTGCTGGCCGAGAAGGGTTGATCGGAGCGCACGGATTTGGCCGGAATCCCGGCGATGGTGTAGTTTCGCCTTTGCCCTTGAAACGTTGTGACCACCGCGGTGAGCACTCCAAAGGGCGGAAACAACTACACACGGGGCTATGGCGCAGCTGGTAGCGCACCACACTGGCAGTGTGGGGGTCAGGGGTTCGAGTCCCCTTAGCTCCACAAACGAAACCCCCTCCGAAGTGGTACGGAGGGGGTTTCGTCGTCTTCGGGGTACCGGCGGCAAGACCCGAATGGCCATTCGGCGTCCTTTCCGCGTCAAATTGCTGATCACCAGCCGCTTTTGCCGAACACCTGGGCGGCAGCTCTCAATCGGTCGTCGGCGGCGCGTACATTCACCGCGGTCGTCATCCGCTCCGAGTGGCCGTGCCC is a genomic window of Gordonia sp. SID5947 containing:
- a CDS encoding thioredoxin domain-containing protein, whose translation is MSDKRKPEQSTSKYQPRATSSRTTYILAGAAVAVIVALVIGGIVWNSQRDTGGVDEAVLSENAALIIGAPSAPQTIDVFEDFMCPVCQEFEQQSGGSITKAIDEGTLRVRYHMLTFLDDQSSSGDYSSRAAGAAQCVGAGEDKEVFLKFHSALFADQPKEGGSTDLSNADLARIAGEQGASPATQKCVADGAKVAEAKDAADQSTTQLSKATDGQVATPTVLSGGAPVDGIMNGTGWLDDLLAEKG